The Salmo trutta chromosome 6, fSalTru1.1, whole genome shotgun sequence genome has a window encoding:
- the cebp1 gene encoding CCAAT/enhancer binding protein (C/EBP) 1 isoform X1: MSQCSVIQEYSPPVSATFTTFSQTPTHASTTVALNPDPSTPAPFTNDMTQMDGIPYSQSMGAQGLVRTGSNRMTEQMMGLSYLSYAPCHSTPSTENVGQQSHMLQQDFSPFLLPLPPGPLRSPLQKKGLTKDTMEYRLRRERNNIAVRKSRDKARRRIQLTHQRALQLHEENHRLQILIGQLTHELDTLKHILSQRHLQPRGENAAREDGC; this comes from the exons ATGTCTCAGTGTTCTGTGATTCAAGAGTATAGCCCTCCAGTTTCTGCCACATTCACAACCTTCAGTCAGACTCCCACCCACGCTTCTACAACCGTGGCCTTGAACCCTGACCCATCGACCCCGGCACCCTTTACCAATGATATGACTCAGATGGACGGGATTCCATACAGCCAGTCGATGGGGGCTCAGGGATTGGTCAGGACGGGCAGTAACAGAATGACAGAGCAGATGATGGGATTGTCATACCTGTCCTACGCACCTTGTCACAGCACACCTTCCACAGAGAATGTCGGCCAACAGAGTCACATGCTACAACAG GATttttctcccttcctcctcccccttcctcccggCCCCCTGCGAAGCCCCCTGCAGAAGAAGGGCCTGACCAAGGACACCATGGAGTATCGACTGCGGCGGGAGAGGAACAATATTGCCGTGAGGAAGAGCCGAGACAAGGCCAGGCGGCGCATACAGCTCACCCACCAAAGGGCTCTGCAGCTGCATGAGGAGAACCACCGGCTGCAGATTCTCATAGGGCAACTCACACATGAATTGGACACTCTCAAACACATCTTGTCACAGCGTCACCTACAGCCCAGGGGTGAGAATGCAGCCAGGGAAGATGGCTGTTGA
- the cebp1 gene encoding CCAAT/enhancer binding protein (C/EBP) 1 isoform X2, with protein sequence MTQMDGIPYSQSMGAQGLVRTGSNRMTEQMMGLSYLSYAPCHSTPSTENVGQQSHMLQQDFSPFLLPLPPGPLRSPLQKKGLTKDTMEYRLRRERNNIAVRKSRDKARRRIQLTHQRALQLHEENHRLQILIGQLTHELDTLKHILSQRHLQPRGENAAREDGC encoded by the exons ATGACTCAGATGGACGGGATTCCATACAGCCAGTCGATGGGGGCTCAGGGATTGGTCAGGACGGGCAGTAACAGAATGACAGAGCAGATGATGGGATTGTCATACCTGTCCTACGCACCTTGTCACAGCACACCTTCCACAGAGAATGTCGGCCAACAGAGTCACATGCTACAACAG GATttttctcccttcctcctcccccttcctcccggCCCCCTGCGAAGCCCCCTGCAGAAGAAGGGCCTGACCAAGGACACCATGGAGTATCGACTGCGGCGGGAGAGGAACAATATTGCCGTGAGGAAGAGCCGAGACAAGGCCAGGCGGCGCATACAGCTCACCCACCAAAGGGCTCTGCAGCTGCATGAGGAGAACCACCGGCTGCAGATTCTCATAGGGCAACTCACACATGAATTGGACACTCTCAAACACATCTTGTCACAGCGTCACCTACAGCCCAGGGGTGAGAATGCAGCCAGGGAAGATGGCTGTTGA